In the Lepidochelys kempii isolate rLepKem1 chromosome 3, rLepKem1.hap2, whole genome shotgun sequence genome, one interval contains:
- the PROX1 gene encoding prospero homeobox protein 1 yields MPDHDSTALLSRQTKRRRVDIGVKRTVGTASAFFAKARATFFSAMNPQGSEQDVEYSVVQHADGEKSNVLRKLLKRANSYEDAMMPFPGATIISQLLKNNMNKNGGTEPSFQASGLSSTGSEVHQEDVCSNSSRDSPQECLSPFGRPAMSQFDMDRLCDEHLRAKRARVENIIRGMSHSPSVALRGNENEREMAPQSVSPRESYRENKRKQKLPQQQQQSFQQLVSARKEQKREERRQLKQQLEDMQKQLRQLQEKFYQIYDSTDSENDEDGNLSEDSMRSEIMDARARDSLGRSDNEMCELDPGQFIDRARALIREQEIAENKPKREGPKEKEHRPNSFHPEGKHLAETLKQELNTAMSQVVDTVVKVFSSKPSRQLPQVFPPLQIPQARFAVNGENHNFHTTNQRLQCFGDVIIPNPLDTFSNVQMPNSTDQTEALPLVVRKNSSDQSASAPPPGGHHASLHQSPLSATTGFTTSSFRHPFPLPLMAYPFQNPLGAPSASFPGKDRASPESLDLTRETTSLRTKMSSHHMNHHPCSPAHPPSTAEGLSLSLIKSECGDLQDMSEISPYSGSAIYMQEGLSPNHLKKAKLMFFYTRYPSSNMLKTYFSDVKFNRCITSQLIKWFSNFREFYYIQMEKYARQAINDGVTSTEELSITRDCELYRALNMHYNKANDFEVPERFLEVAQITLREFFNAIIAGKDVDPSWKKAIYKVICKLDSEVPEIFKSPNCLQELLHE; encoded by the exons ATGCCTGACCATGACAGCACAGCCCTCTTAAGCAGGCAAACCAAGAGAAGAAGAGTTGATATTGGAGTGAAAAGGACGGTAGGGACAGCATCTGCATTTTTTGCAAAGGCAAGAGCAACATTTTTTAGTGCCATGAATCCCCAAGGTTCAGAGCAGGATGTTGAGTATTCAGTGGTGCAGCATGCAGATGGGGAAAAGTCAAATGTACTCCGCAAGCTGCTGAAGAGGGCAAACTCATATGAAGATGCCATGATGCCTTTTCCAGGAGCAACCATAATTTCCCAGCTGTTGAAAAATAACATGAACAAAAATGGTGGCACAGAGCCCAGTTTCCAAGCCAGCGGTCTCTCTAGTACAGGCTCAGAAGTACATCAGGAGGATGTATGCAGCAACTCTTCAAGAGACAGCCCCCAAGAGTGTCTTTCCCCTTTTGGCAGGCCTGCTATGAGCCAGTTTGATATGGATCGGTTATGTGACGAGCACCTGAGAGCTAAGCGCGCCCGGGTTGAGAATATAATTCGGGGTATGAGCCATTCCCCCAGTGTGGCATTAAGGGGCAATGAAAATGAAAGAGAGATGGCTCCGCAGTCTGTAAGTCCCCGAGAAAGCTACAGAGAAAACAAACGCAAGCAAAAGCTGCCTCAACAGCAGCAACAGAGTTTCCAGCAGCTGGTTTCAGCTCGAAAAGAACAGAAGCGAGAGGAGCGCAGACAGCTGAAACAGCAGCTGGAGGACATGCAGAAACAGCTGCGCCAGCTGCAGGAAAAGTTCTACCAAATCTATGACAGCACTGATTCCGAAAATGATGAAGATGGTAACCTGTCTGAAGACAGCATGCGTTCAGAAATCATGGATGCTAGAGCAAGGGATTCTCTTGGCAGGTCAGATAATGAAATGTGTGAGTTAGACCCAGGGCAGTTCATTGATCGTGCAAGAGCCCTGATCAGGGAACAAGAAATAGCCGAAAATAAGCCTAAAAGAGAAGGCCCTAAGGAAAAAGAGCACAGGCCAAACTCTTTCCATCCAGAAGGCAAACATTTGGCTGAGACCTTGAAACAGGAACTGAACACTGCCATGTCTCAAGTTGTGGACACAGTGGTTAAAGTTTTCTCATCCAAGCCCTCCCGCCAGCTTCCTCAGGTCTTTCCACCTCTTCAAATCCCTCAAGCAAGATTTGCAGTTAACGGGGAAAACCACAACTTCCATACCACAAACCAGCGTCTGCAGTGCTTCGGTGACGTCATCATTCCAAACCCGCTAGATACATTCAGCAATGTGCAGATGCCTAATTCCACAGACCAAACAGAAGCACTTCCACTCGTGGTTCGCAAAAACTCATCTGACCAATCTGCATCTGCCCCACCGCCTGGTGGCCATCACGCTTCTCTGCATCAGTCTCCACTCTCGGCTACCACGGGCTTCACCACATCTTCTTTCCGCCATCCCTTTCCGCTTCCCCTCATGGCATACCCATTTCAGAATCCCTTAGGTGCTCCATCTGCCTCCTTTCCAGGGAAAGATAGAGCCTCCCCAGAATCCTTAGACTTAACTAGGGAAACCACGAGTCTGAGGACCAAGATGTCGTCGCACCATATGAATCACCATCCTTGTTCACCAGCACACCCTCCCAGCACAGCTGAAGGCCTCTCTTTGTCTCTCATAAAGTCTGAGTGTGGTGACCTACAAGATATGTCTGAAATCTCACCTTACTCGGGAAGTGCAAT CTACATGCAGGAAGGTCTGTCACCCAATCACTTGAAAAAGGCCAAGCTCATGTTCTTTTACACCCGGTACCCAAGTTCCAATATGCTGAAAACCTACTTCTCAGATGTAAAg TTCAACAGATGCATTACCTCTCAGCTCATCAAGTGGTTTAGCAATTTCCGTGAGTTTTACTACATTCAGATGGAGAAGTATGCGCGTCAGGCCATCAACGATGGGGTCACAAGTACCGAAGAGCTGTCTATAACCAGAGACTGCGAGCTATACAGGGCTTTGAACATGCACTACAATAAAGCAAATGACTTTGAG